TTGTGTTCCATATATACTACCAATGCATAAATCATACGCATAAGCTTTGGATTCATTAGCTAGTTCAAAAGCCACATTAAGTATAGCTTGAGAAATTTTTAGTATTCTTTCTTTTTCAAAACTACCTTCGCATATAGCATTAAAAGTTAAATTTTTAGATATTTCACATGCTGTTAGTTCTATATTTTCACCTTTTTCTAAGGTTGTGATAAAAGCACTTTCTGCTGTTTCTTTTAAAAGACCTAAAATTTCTATATCATAAAGCATAGCATCATTAATACTTATGCTAAAATGGTTTAATTTTAATTTATTTAAAGTAGTTTCTAAATCATAAAAATTTTCACAAATTTTATGCTTGATAGTATTTTTTTGCTCTTCTATTTTTGTTTTTAATCTACCTAACTCATTAATGTAGGAAAAAAATATTTTTTTATCTTCTTCTACTCTTGCTTTAACGATACCTTGTATAATTTTAGAGATATTTTCTTCATTTGCAAGATGTAATTTTTCTAAAACTTGGATAAAACATGCAAATAAAGCTTCGTTGCTAATATGTTCTTGTGATATTTTTTTATAGCTTAGATTGAAAGATAAATCACTAATTAAATTAGCAATTTCATCATCGCTAGCTGCTAAGATAGAATTTTCAAAAATAATAGCTAAATTTTTCATTTTTTTCCTTTATAAAACGAATTTTGTTTTGCTTTTTAATTGATTAAAAATGTTTAAACGATCACTTTTACTATCTACATAAACACTTAAAAGATAGCTTTTATATTTACCTTCTTTGCTTGTATGTGAGGCTTGGTACTTAAATTCTCTTTCATTAAAAATTTCATTAAAAATCTCTAAGATATCTACATTAGCTTC
The genomic region above belongs to Campylobacter peloridis LMG 23910 and contains:
- a CDS encoding DUF493 family protein; protein product: MVNICDLKKEPIINYPTFWDYKVVVEANVDILEIFNEIFNEREFKYQASHTSKEGKYKSYLLSVYVDSKSDRLNIFNQLKSKTKFVL